The nucleotide sequence TCACCGCCGACGACGCCCCCCTCACGGTGCACGCGGCCGACTGGTCAGCGGCCCGGGAGCCGGCCCAGGACGCCCGGCTGTCGATCGGCATCTGCACGTTCAACCGCCCCGACGACTGCGTCTCGGCGCTCTCGGCGCTCGCCGGCGATCCCGTCGTCGACGGGCTCATCTCCCGCGTGATCGTGGCCGACCAGGGCAACAAGAAGGTCCGCGACGCGGGCGGCTACGCCGACGCCGCGGCCGCGCTGGGCGACCGGCTGCTGCTGGTCGAGCAGCCGAACCTGGGCGGCAGCGGCGGCTTCTCCCGCACGATGCACGAGGCGCTGAACTCCACGGACGCCACCCACCACATCCTGCTCGACGACGACGTCCAGCTCGAGCCCGACAGCATCGCGCGGTTGTTCGCCTTCGCCCGCTTCACCAAGAAGCCGATGCTGGTGGGCGGCCAGATGCTGGCCCTGCAGGACCGCTCGGTGCTGCACACCATGGGCGAGGTCATCGCGCCGGACAAGTTCTTCTGGCGGGCCGCGCCGAACACCGAGTACGCACACGACTTCGCGGAGGATCCCCTCCGGAAGACCCCGCGGCTGCACCGCCGGATCGACGTCGACTACACCGGCTGGTGGATGTGCCTGGTCCCCCGCGAGGCCATGGAGCAGCTCGGTTTCGCACTGCCTGTCTTCATCAAGTGGGACGACGCCGAGTACGGGATCCGGGCCGGTGAGAACGGCTTCCCGACCGCGACCCTGCCGGGCGCGGCGGTGTGGCACCTGTCCTGGAGCGACAAGGACGACACGGCGGGGTGGCAGGCCTACTTCCACACCCGCAACCGGCTGGTCGCGGCCGCGCTGCACACCCAGCACAAGCGGGGTGGCACGCTGCTGCGGGACACCTTCAAGTTCGACCTGAAGTTCCTGATCATGCTGCAGTACGCCACCGCCGCGCTGCACCACCGGGCCTACGACGACTTCCTCGCCGGCCCGGAGCGGCTGTTCCCGCTGCTCCCGACGGCGCTCCCCACCGCGCTGGAGCACCAGGGCGACTACCCCGACGGCCAGGTCATCGGATCCTCGTCGGACCTGCCTCTGCCGTCGATGAGCCCGACGAAGGCGGAGCGCTTCATGAAGCCGCCGACGACGCCGGTCACCATCGGCCGGACGCTCGGCGCCGCGCTGGTGCACAACCTGCGCAAGCCGAAGCCGGACACCGCGGAACGCCCGCAGATGAACATCTCGGCCCAGGACGCCCGCTGGTTCCTGCTCTCGCGCCTGGACAGCGCCACCGTCGGCACCGCCGACGGCCGCGGCGTCACGTTCCGCCGCCGCGAACCGGACACCTTCTGGCGGATGCTGCGGCACTCCGTGACAGTGCACGCGAAGCTCTACCGCGAGTTCCCGCGCCTGGCCAAGCAGTACCGGGCGCACCTGGACGAGCTGACCTCGCAGGAGAGCTGGGAGCGCGCCTTCACCGAGAGCACCACCGGGAAGTGACGCGGGAGGAGCTCACGCCGGGCGCGTGAGCTCCTCCCGTCGCCCGGCCCGGGTGAGGCGGCGCCACTCGCGCCATCCACCCGGGTCGCGACGGGACACCAGGAAGAACCAGCCGAAGCGCACCGTCTCGAGCGGGCGCAGCCACCGCATGCCCGGCTGCGCCATCAGGTAGCCCCGGTTGCGGTAGGTGAAGTACCGCTTCACCTCGTTGGCCGGGTACTGCGCGGAGAGCTTCCCGCCCAGGATCGGCAGGAACTCGGTCGTCCCCTCCGGGTGGAGGTAGGCCGCGGCGGTGCAGGTGCCGAAGGGGAGCCCGGCGCGCACCAGCCGGCGGTGGATCTCGGTCTCGTCGCCGCGGAAGAACAACCGGTAGTCCGGCACGCCCACGACGTCGAGCGCCTCCGCACGGAAGAGCGCCCCGTTGAAGAGCGAGGCGTACCTCGGCAGCAGGTCGATCCCGGCGAAGTCGCTGCGCCGCCGGCGCCAGCGGATGCCCCGGCGCAGCGGGAAGGCCAGCCGGTCGGGGTCGGCCATGTCGGTGACCAGCGGCGACACCTCGGCCAGCCCGTGCTCTCGCGCGCTGGCCAGCAGCGTCGCGAGGACCGTGCCGTCGGCAGGCCGGCCATCGTCGTCGGCGCACCAGACCCAGTCGGCCCCGAGGGCCAGGGCTTGCAGCATGCCGAGTGCGAAGCCGCCGGCGCCGCCGAGGTTGCGCTCGCTGGGCAGGTAGGTGGCCGGCAACCCGCTGGCGAGCACGACGTCCTCGACCGGCTGATCGGGGCCGTTGTCGACGACGACGACGTGGTCGACCGGCCGGTCCTGCGCGGCGAGCGCCGCCAGGCTGTGCCGCAGCAGCTCGCGCCGGTGCCGGGTGACGACGACCGCGACGACCTTCTCGGGGGTGCCGGCGGTCATGCCGG is from Blastococcus sp. HT6-4 and encodes:
- a CDS encoding glycosyltransferase, yielding MTTTAHTVSPERVSEPTADDLAAGKAVTLLQRVIMPRPGDPLKVRSLYVDEERTKRVKSASRSDATVAAGNEVSFATYFNAFPASYWRRWTVLERVILRMRVSGPGRIDVYRSKADGSIIHVTGTTTTGENRALEFDLDLTPFEDGGWYWFDVTADDAPLTVHAADWSAAREPAQDARLSIGICTFNRPDDCVSALSALAGDPVVDGLISRVIVADQGNKKVRDAGGYADAAAALGDRLLLVEQPNLGGSGGFSRTMHEALNSTDATHHILLDDDVQLEPDSIARLFAFARFTKKPMLVGGQMLALQDRSVLHTMGEVIAPDKFFWRAAPNTEYAHDFAEDPLRKTPRLHRRIDVDYTGWWMCLVPREAMEQLGFALPVFIKWDDAEYGIRAGENGFPTATLPGAAVWHLSWSDKDDTAGWQAYFHTRNRLVAAALHTQHKRGGTLLRDTFKFDLKFLIMLQYATAALHHRAYDDFLAGPERLFPLLPTALPTALEHQGDYPDGQVIGSSSDLPLPSMSPTKAERFMKPPTTPVTIGRTLGAALVHNLRKPKPDTAERPQMNISAQDARWFLLSRLDSATVGTADGRGVTFRRREPDTFWRMLRHSVTVHAKLYREFPRLAKQYRAHLDELTSQESWERAFTESTTGK
- a CDS encoding glycosyltransferase family 2 protein, yielding MTAGTPEKVVAVVVTRHRRELLRHSLAALAAQDRPVDHVVVVDNGPDQPVEDVVLASGLPATYLPSERNLGGAGGFALGMLQALALGADWVWCADDDGRPADGTVLATLLASAREHGLAEVSPLVTDMADPDRLAFPLRRGIRWRRRRSDFAGIDLLPRYASLFNGALFRAEALDVVGVPDYRLFFRGDETEIHRRLVRAGLPFGTCTAAAYLHPEGTTEFLPILGGKLSAQYPANEVKRYFTYRNRGYLMAQPGMRWLRPLETVRFGWFFLVSRRDPGGWREWRRLTRAGRREELTRPA